From Bradyrhizobium sp. AZCC 1610:
ATATCTCGATATCAAGGCCGCCCACCCAGGGCTCCTGCTGTTCTACCGGATGGGCGATTTCTACGAGCTGTTCTTCGAGGACGCCGAGATCGCCTCCAAAACGCTCGGAATCGTGCTGACCAAGCGCGGCAAACATCAGGGCATGGATATCCCGATGTGCGGCGTGCCGGTGGAGCGCTCCGAGGATTATCTGCATCGCCTGATCAACGCCGGCCATCGGGTCGCAGTGTGCGAGCAGACCGAGAATCCCGCCGCGGCGCGCGCCCGCGGCAACAAGAGCGTGGTGGCCCGCGGCGTGGTGCGGCTGGTGACGCCGGGCACGCTGACCGAAGACACGCTGCTCGACGCGCGTACCAACAACTATCTACTCGCGATCGCGCGCGCCCGCGCCTCCTCCGGTGGCGATCGTATCGGGCTCGCGTGGATCGACATTTCGACGTCCGAGTTCATGGTCACGGAATGCTCGACCGCGGAACTGGCTGCAACACTGGCACGGATCAATCCGAACGAGGCCATCGTCACCGACGCGCTGTATGGCGATACCGATCTCGGGCCACTGCTGCGCGAATTGCCGTCAGTAACGCCGCTCACCCGCGATGTCTTCGACGGCGCCACTGCCGAGCGGCGGCTCTGCGACTATTTCGCGGTCGCAACCATGGATGGCCTCTCCGCGATGTCGCGGCTGGAGGCGACCGCGGCGGCGGCGGCCGTCACCTATATCGACCGCACGCAGGTCGGAAAGCGTCCGCCGTTGTCGCCGCCCTCGCGCGAAGCGGCCGGCACCACGATGGCGATCGATCCCGCGACCCGTGCCAACCTCGAACTGACCCGCACGCTGTCAGGCGAGCGGCGCGGATCGCTGCTCGATGCGATCGACTGCACCGTCACCGCCGCCGGCTCGCGGCTATTGGCACAACGGCTCGCGGCACCGCTGACCGACAGTGCCGCGATCGCGCGGCGGCTGGATGCGATTGCGGCATTCGTCGCCGACAGCGCGGCGCGTGACGATGTCAGAACCACGCTTCGCGCGGCGCCTGACATGTCGCGCGCGCTGGCGCGATTGTCGGTCGGACGCGGCGGCCCGCGCGACCTTGCTGGCCTGCGCGACGGAATCCTTGCCGCCGATCAGGCACTGGCGCGGCTCGCGCAACTGGAGGCGCCGGAAATCATTGCCGTGACGGAGGCTCTGCGCCGTCCCTCGCGCGATCTCGCCCGCGAGTTCGAACGCGCGCTCGCCGAGCAACTGCCGCTGATCAAGCGCGACGGCGGCTTCATCCGCGAGGACTATGAGGCCGCGCTCGACGAAAGCCGGAATCTGCGCGACGCCTCCCGCCTGGTCGTCGCCGCGATGCAGGCGCGCTATGCCGACGCGACCTCCATCAAGGCGCTCAAGATCCGCCACAACAACGTACTCGGCTATTTCGTCGAGGTCACGGCGCAGCATGGCGACAAGCTGATGGCGCCGCCGCTCAACGCGACCTTCATCCACCGCCAGACGCTGGCGGGACAGGTTCGCTTTACCACGTCCGAGCTCGGCGAGATCGAAGCCAAGATCGCCAATGCCGGTGACCGCGCGCTCAATCTGGAACTGGAAATTTTCGAGCGGCTCTCTGCGATGGCGCTCGCCGCCAGCGACGATCTGCGTGCCGCCGCGCACGCGTTCGCGTTGCTGGATGTCGCGACTGCGCTGGCGAAGCTCGCCGTCGAT
This genomic window contains:
- the mutS gene encoding DNA mismatch repair protein MutS, which codes for MTIQQSIPAPAPPEAAPAADATSRVTPMMEQYLDIKAAHPGLLLFYRMGDFYELFFEDAEIASKTLGIVLTKRGKHQGMDIPMCGVPVERSEDYLHRLINAGHRVAVCEQTENPAAARARGNKSVVARGVVRLVTPGTLTEDTLLDARTNNYLLAIARARASSGGDRIGLAWIDISTSEFMVTECSTAELAATLARINPNEAIVTDALYGDTDLGPLLRELPSVTPLTRDVFDGATAERRLCDYFAVATMDGLSAMSRLEATAAAAAVTYIDRTQVGKRPPLSPPSREAAGTTMAIDPATRANLELTRTLSGERRGSLLDAIDCTVTAAGSRLLAQRLAAPLTDSAAIARRLDAIAAFVADSAARDDVRTTLRAAPDMSRALARLSVGRGGPRDLAGLRDGILAADQALARLAQLEAPEIIAVTEALRRPSRDLAREFERALAEQLPLIKRDGGFIREDYEAALDESRNLRDASRLVVAAMQARYADATSIKALKIRHNNVLGYFVEVTAQHGDKLMAPPLNATFIHRQTLAGQVRFTTSELGEIEAKIANAGDRALNLELEIFERLSAMALAASDDLRAAAHAFALLDVATALAKLAVDDNYVRPEVDGSLGFAVEGGRHPVVEQALKRDGQPFIANACDLSPGPAQKSGQIWLITGPNMAGKSTFLRQNALIALMAQIGSYVPASRARIGVVDRLFSRVGAADDLARGRSTFMVEMVETAVILNQASERSLVILDEIGRGTATFDGLSIAWAAIEHLHEANRCRALFATHYHELTALSAKLPRMFNATVRVKEWQGDVVFLHEVLPGSADRSYGIQVAKLAGLPPAVIARAKSVLAKLEAQDRGQTARALADDLPLFAVPSRAAAEAAPPSEAEQMMEAVKALHPDEMSPREALEALYALKAKLPKQQ